From Drosophila nasuta strain 15112-1781.00 chromosome X, ASM2355853v1, whole genome shotgun sequence, one genomic window encodes:
- the LOC132795408 gene encoding MICOS complex subunit Mic10, producing MPVDEKAYFEDQPGKKFDRCLANGIVKGGGGFVVGAVISLLFLRRRMWPILLGTGFGIGVAYKTCEKDLETFK from the coding sequence ATGCCAGTGGATGAGAAAGCATATTTCGAGGACCAGCCGGGCAAAAAGTTTGATCGCTGCTTGGCCAATGGGATTGTTAAGGGCGGCGGTGGCTTTGTCGTTGGAGCTGtcatttcattgttgtttCTACGCCGACGCATGTGGCCAATATTGTTGGGCACTGGTTTTGGCATTGGCGTTGCCTACAAGACATGCGAGAAGGATCTGGAGACATTCAAGTAG